The following coding sequences are from one Epilithonimonas vandammei window:
- a CDS encoding HopJ type III effector protein, whose protein sequence is MILEQLKNFPETINFNDVIVFIDENYNFKPVRFVNGSIVNEANQNNSSCKIFSFAKMNNLSEKDTLALFGDFYRNDVLQNPEGEDHQNIRNFIKYGWNGIRFTEDALEKV, encoded by the coding sequence ATGATATTAGAACAGCTAAAGAATTTTCCTGAAACGATTAATTTTAATGATGTTATTGTCTTTATAGACGAAAATTATAATTTCAAACCAGTACGATTCGTCAATGGAAGTATAGTGAATGAGGCCAATCAAAATAATAGCTCCTGTAAAATTTTTAGTTTTGCTAAAATGAACAATCTATCCGAAAAAGATACTTTAGCTTTATTTGGAGATTTTTATAGAAATGACGTTCTCCAAAATCCCGAAGGAGAGGATCATCAGAATATCAGGAACTTTATAAAATATGGCTGGAATGGAATTCGATTTACAGAGGATGCGTTAGAAAAGGTATAA